A stretch of DNA from Cryptomeria japonica chromosome 4, Sugi_1.0, whole genome shotgun sequence:
gaaggattattacattacactttttgtgaatattgaactctctctttttgagcatattttctgtgtatttgtttcttctgtgatttgcttccttgcttctccttgtaacaggtttttaaGCTTGccgagatcatttgggctcctgtggtgttgtattttctcaactccaatatggtatcagagtttCAGATCTatagctatctgttcttgttttgagaatttttgcattggaagcagatctggggtttcaggaagttttttgTATGTACTTAGGGATAgacttttttctgagcactttgggcctaaatagtCCTCActatcgtgctcagaaggcctgaAAATCCCTAAAGTCAtttaaaacttgcctagttttggctcttgagcctctaggagtattttttctccagatccaaGCCGTATGGCCTTGGCACGCAGTTTGAGAACAATTCAAAAAagaatattttttgcctttttacgacatgcaagccgaaatttgattttttgtaaaaaaaaaagttttggggGGTTCCCCACAgtacgcagggtaccatggggcccctTGCCTTGTTGCAGGTTGCCACTGTTGTCAGCGTGAGCCCCGCCGACTGCCAGCCTCCAACCGCCACCGGCGCCCTCCGGTCCCATGGGGCCCTTTCCGGCAAGTGCCACCGTCGCAACACCCCGCGGCCCCACCGCTGCAGCTTTGGCTCCCGTCGGCCTCCCTGCAGCCCCTGCCGACGCTCCAGCCACCTGTCGACCTCATCGACACCCATCGCCGCAGCCAAGCCCTTCCCGCCGCCGTCGCCGCCTCGGGCCCCGCCTGTCAGTCTAACCGCCGCCGGAAACTACCTCGGCCACTGCTGCACCACCGCCCGACCATTGGGTCTCCACCCGCCCACCACCAGAGCGTCGCCCACTGGCCACCTCCGTCAGCCCctgccaccagactaccccttcctcttatTTTGAAGGGggttttggttttttggccatatcttaggcatacggagtcgttttttcgaaaacaaataggcatcgaaAAGATGGTTCCGAGCCAGACCTCGTGATGttggaattttttttccaatttttttgtttgaatgtgtttttttccagtcaaagtggggtctcttttttgcactccaggagacgtagaatgagcatctgaactccgtttttcgaacaatttatatttttggaaagcgtgtgttgtgtaatttccagccatatgagttttatttctagattctgctccatgcaaattttattcatttttttgcttttcagcactctggtggatagtttggttgtttcaggtcctgggatctcttctctaagtttgatgtctctattttggttctcctttctatttccagtcttcttatcattctagcattgtatttatgcaaacgcactgagataaagtgccatgagggggttgatgtttgccttgtttgccatccacctttgtcaagtgagtgttccttccatgacattcgccttatgctgtgtgtcaagtgagtgttctttccatgacaccatgtacttttctcagcacctttgatgttcctagttcttcgtcatgcagttcttcttggccgttcttttcagtgttcctgtccctctcctttttcagcattatggggaggtttgtcttgttggttctaatgctttcgtggttcgattgatcagctcttcaggttttggtgttttcatgccatctatatcttcaatttcatttgtttgccttgtttgccttctgattcgagtagtgtcatttgagggcactcatacaaattacagtcttctctacctggtcatgttctatttcagtggaggttcttcagattagcagttattcttcgacagtgtttgcaggttcttcatgcttcagtggtgttcttttccatctctttttggagtagagttttttcccacgtggttttctctatttctccggttcatagagatttggttgtatttgggtacttgatcagaccttgttgtcgggacccatctttcctgctttcagtagttattctaggttttagcttctccctaagtctagtttAAGGGGGGGTGAACTAGAGTATTCGGTTATTTACTTGATTacttaaacaatatttgtttaattatttaagttccctttatctcttttacacttaagctaactttaggtgcataataattaattcttttattaattattatgtacaaacctaggttttcctttttagggcttcttgacctattaaaggttgagttctttcttttcattgtaagaagaaggattattacattacactttttgtgaatattgagctatctctttttgagcatattttttgtgtatgtgtttcttctgtgatttgcttctttgcttctccttgtaacaggttttttagcttgcagagatcatttgggctcctgtggtgttgtattttctcaactccaatacttAGGCCATGAAGGTTTGAATTATGAATATTGCACATGAAAGTGAAAAGTTCAAGTTAAGATCAATCATACATGTCAAAAGAATCAAATTATGTACTAGACTCATACATAAAAGCCTACCCTATGTATATCTTGAGGGAACTTAACTAAGAAGTGTGAATAAGATCTAAGAAGTGAACTAGATAGATAATATCCCTATTCACACCCAACAGTGATATAAAACTTTTAAGCAATACACCAAAATTTATgaatatgttaaaaaaaaataacatCCATAAATTTTTAAAAGAGTTTTATGATGCCCAcatctaggggaagagcaccagtagccatcatagctaacttcgcgcacccacagatcctaaatggtacatcagattttgattattttttttagttgtcttcgtatgcgacttaactgcttaaagctattgatctggcttttgggtagtaatgatgcacgttgtggaattagatatgcacacaaaggtcaaaaagtacatatttcaaagtgtcgcctgatacctaactaaagatgttccagtaaccgtcaactcaaaatcgctagtacttgttgacaaatgtcccaatagttatgcacaaatgttccaatagtggtgcacaaatggaccaatagtggtgcacaaatggaccaattatgaacaaaaaattacaaaaaatgatcagctattggtacaaaacaaatttattaatcaaTTTTTCTTATTAATTACATTTTCTAATACTTCTTCTTATTTACTTGAATTTTACTTATATCTTTGAAGACTAGTGTAAACATAAGTTGAATTGATCTCCCTCACTGTGGGTCCAATTCAAGCTTTGAAATCTTGGATTCTCTATACTTCTCAATGGCATCGCCATAGAATCATGGAATTATGATCTTTTATACTGCATGTGATGATTTCTTATTATTTAGTTTAAGAGCTTTTGTTTTATGGGTGGAATCAAATAGGTTTTAGTAAAAGAGCTTTCAATTAAGCGAAATGAAAATTCTTCTGAACTTTGAAAAAAATGATGTGGGTGAGAGGAATATAAATAGTCAAATACAATTGTTGTCAAAAGCTTGTCCTGTCTTCAATGGACATCACAATTCCTCCCTTTTTTTTTCCAATGCATGACTGACTTTCTATTCTCATGAATATCTCGTGACCGGGCAACTTTTGTCTTGTACAGAGGCTAAGATTGTCAACTTGCTCTTTAATAGCTTTGAAGCCAATAATACTTTAGACTTGACTACTTTTTCTTTAAAAACTTTGAAAAGCCAATAAAACTTTAGTCTGACATATACAGACAACATCCATAGATTAATAATATACATTCAGAATTACCCACTAAGTTCTGCAAATTTCCGGACCTTAATGGTGCAGATTCAATCCAGAGAGGTTGGAGTACATTCCATAGAAATGGTGTGCATGTACACCGTCCCTTACAATATTTCAGGCAGAAAATTTGAACTTATGATCTGTAAAATTTATGGTTTGCTATATAATTAAGAATTTATGTGTGCATACTGTCTGTGTCTGTAGTACCTAGTACATTATCTGTGGACCATCTTCCTCACTACAAGTTGAGCAGTCCTATCACTAGTTATGGCGGTGACTCCATTCATTTTATCAGCTTTTTCAATGTGGGGTCAAAGCCGGCCTTCAAGTATCATAATTGAAATGAATCTACATCATTCCTTACTATAGTTGTTTAggtttttaaataaaatgaaataattttaattGGGTACATGCATGAGATCAAAACAGGCTATGGAAATATGAATGTTTTTATCAGTTATGGGATACATGGTGCAGAGGGTGTTCTTTTTATGGATGATTTGGATACACAggatgtaaaaaaaaaaatattaatatgctTTTTTCAAAGAGTTCTATTATGGAATAATGGTCTTGGATGTCCTTGCATTTTGGGATGAGTTTAAACATCACACACTTAGCAGTTAGCAGTGACTGCTTAGGTGGCTGTCTCTTCTAACTCAACTTCGGTCTTCTAAACTAATGTACAACGGGATACTGTTATAAAAAATTTTATGGTCAGAATTGGTAACTACACTGAAAAAGAGGTTGAGTTAGGAGAAACAATCACCTAAGCAGTTAACGCTAAGTGTATATTGTTTAAGCTCAGTTTCTATTGAACATTCAAAGATAAAATTTTGTTCTGTTTCTATTATTTCTGTGGTGTAAAAAAATACAAAGGTGTCATCCATTtgcattgttggcaatataacaaggatattgagaaggttgttgatgattatggacacaactgattaaagatgttttaatgTCTTGCTATTATtatttcgtcattgatgtcaagaaattgattttctaattcagtatgatgttgccatatcttaagaaatatgatatgaagattataaagaagtcggtaaagacacatgaaagaatatgatgaataaggggataagttatttaatgggcaactttaccgagtcagacaatgatgagatcttgatgttttagatcgttctaacatcatacatatgttgtaaaatgtgaAGGGtattactatactatgttatcaaacaaagaacctagtcggtaaaccctaaggaacctagtcggtaaaccctaaggttatcgtagtcagttaatgaatacagaatgtctaccgagtaaagtttagtattcaccgagttgtaaccgagctataacagaatgcattaattgtttatatgtgatatttaatgaaagatgctaatgagctagagcggatcaatgattggcaagtcgtggaagaagtttgttaacgaatctaaggcaatggaaagtcggcaagaagatctacagctcagatttaactgtattaccctaacacaagttccaaggcggggtaaaacatttttcagatcgaaagatacaatgaacctggacaagattgaagatctgatggctatgattgatcatgggaaatgcgatcaaggagattaagtggttagaagattgtttataaataaggaactgttgataaacaatgtacgcgggcaagtgtatgcacagggatgctacatagtgattaccgagcacagaagcttgaagacctgttagaataacagagtattgatgcccaacagatagacaagattagttctatgtctagattgtattgaacaaataagaatctactttaggattttagatgtgaagttgcaaatagattgtattactgttattttgtgaaagtgacaggaaatctgttaaccgagtggacttaatagtcttatatgtaaatcctctaacaaggtgacattctaaatgagtgtttgaaatcatttgacaaggtcacttctaacaaagtgaagatcctaaaagatctgagggaaatcccttaactgggtcacatctagcaatgtgttttgtaatctttaacaggattggcttttaaccgagcatactctagaagagtatatttcttagtgggtccaaaatcccacaatggtttttccctattggggtttccacgttaaatctggtgttatgaggtttatattgttcatatgcttttgagtttgcatgtttgacagttttattatatgactgatatatgttaccgaggttgaatctgatgttttcattgatgattaagtttgtatgattcaccccccccccccccccctctcatcttgttggctattggatctgtacttatattaagtatcagaactatcattgcaTATCTCACATCTGAGTCTTTGAGAGCTAGTCCTTAGTTGAACAATTAAGATCTTCCTTCCATTTGATTTCAACATTTATATGTTTTTTCAAAATGTTAATAAATTAGAGTGAGCCCTCTAATATAATGTTgtcattttctatttgttttctttTTATTCACATCAATGATCTAAACTTTTTATTCATATGACATGTCTTTGTTAAAGTTTGTACAGTCTATATGGTTAAGAATTGCAGCAAAAGAACACCACTTAACACAATCAAGGATATATGAGCAGTTGCAAGTAGATATATAATTCTTTtgggtcaatttttttttttattataaaatttgatTAAGAAGTTTCTTTCTTTGATTAGTCTTGCTTCTTCATATGATATAGTTAAGTAGTATATTCATAGGGTGTCTTCGTACTTGATGCAAATGTCATTGTAGGCTCACATTCGTGATGTGGGGCCATTATGTTTCCACCACTCTGAAAGTGACAAAAGGAGCCTTGATAATTGCCAGGGGTAGCAAATCAGGCACTTTATATGTGCTAGAAAGTCACACTGATGTGAAAGCTGCGAAGGCAATTGTGGACAATGAATCAAAGCTTTGGCACAAGAGACTTGGTCACATGAGCAAGCTAGGCCTTGAGATTTTGCACAAAAAGGATCACCTTCCGGGGCTGAAATTGGCAGATTTAGTGATGTGTGAGCGTTGTATATATGACATTTTCACTTTTTCTTAGatatcatccacctcccaatcttagATAATATGACACAATCCTTATTTGGACGGTCAACATTTTTACTTTATTGTTAATTTGTCCTTAAttaaatttgaaaggaaattttaaaAAGCTATCCAAATTAAGAAAGAGAATTTAATAGCCATCTACTATCAATAGATGTTATGGTGTTGAAGAACCTCTCTTCTATTTTATCTTTTTTACTTATTAAGAATTAGAAGTTAATATATGTGTATTTAAAATTAAACAAACAgtatatattttcacaaagtcATATCAAAGAAATAATCCATCATATGGTAATACAAAAGACTTGCAATAAATAAATTGATATACATGATTTGGTCCAACTTTTTAGTTTGTTTCACATTAAATCAACAAAGATGCAAACACTTTTTTTAAACTATAAACTCATTTACAAAATATTTTGACCTCTCATTTAAGATCAAGAATTACTGTGAAATTGAATACAAGGTTGTTAGTATGCTGTTTCTCAATTTGATTGTGtgatttttttgcatcaatgtttcggatcacactctgttaTCCATCACTCAGATAATAACTCCGTGAGTGTTTTTTgagtcaatgtttcaaatcacactccatgatccatcatcaggatgataactCTGTGAATGTTTTTTGGCATACACTccttgatccatcatcaggatcctgatgatggatcacagagtatgatctgaaacgttgatgcaaataaTTGATAATGCATCATGGAgagtgatctgaaatgttgatgcaaaaaacacTCATGCAATCAAATCCATAAGCAGCATACTGACAGTCTCATAGATTGTAGAACTCTACTAACTTTAATGAATACACGATTATAAGATCATACATAATCTTCTATCTTTTTACAATAATtgccttaaattttttgaaaaaaatctcaGAATAttgttttgaagaaataaaatattatagCTTACAGTTCACGACAAGTTACATCCAGTGACAGGAATTTTGATGGTGGGTTAAGTCCCTTCATGACCTCCCCCAGTGGGCCCATCAGCTCATGAGCTTGGATCAATAATAAAATCTTTCTGTGAGTTTTATCTTTCACGGTACAATGAGTGATTGTGATACTTAAATTGGAAATATAAAGCTACTGGTCCCAGTCATGGAAAGTGACGGTTTGTATGCCGTATCCTGCGATTTTTTGGGGGGCTGCATTTTTTTGGGGGATTTTTAAACCTCCCATGGACAGCTACAGCTTGTAAAGATTAACAGGTGTGAATTCAGAAGTTCAATTATACTGGATTAAGGTTTAATTCCCGTCAAAACTACTATTAAGTCTTATGAATCTTATAAAATCAGGTCGTCTGATGGGACATGCAGGTGGATAAGTCAGAAGCTTCACACAATTGGCAGctgatgatatgtatgagattAAAATGCTTGGTATAACAAAAATTTACAGCAGTCATCAGATATTTATTTCACTGGATATGAGGAAAATGCCAATCCGTAGAGTCACCCACATTTCCTGACCTTTCAATTGGGAATATTTAGTAATGAGAAAATGAAAACACGTGAAGAAGAGAGTGGAGACGAATTGAATTGTGCAGGTGGGCTGTTTCTTAAGATAAGTAGTTTGTGGCCACATTTTATATGGGAAGGTTCAAGAAATTAGCTCGAGGTAAAGAGTAGAATGGAACACCCTTTCATATCTGATGCCCAtgatattttttcaagatcaagctCTTTGTAAGGAAGAATGCTAGATGCAGGGCCAGCTATTTGGGTAGCCAATAAAAGGAAATTTGGGGATTCAGTATCAGCATCAGGAATAGGGGATTAGTTGTTCTATATTGTTTTTAAATTCGATTGTGTTGGGagttttgcatcaatgttttggatcacactttgaGATCCATCAAACGTGATTGATTATcagaataattaaaaaataaaagaaaaaaaaataatatcattatAAATTGTTGTGAAAACTTTGATGTCATTAACAGAGGATTAAAATTATTCACAACAGTGGTGATTGAAGCAGGAACAGAGAGCTTTATTCCAAGGGCAGCAGCAGCATCATGAACAAGGTAAGCAAAACAGATGAACCTTCTCTTCATGGATTAGGCCTACCATGTGTTAAATCAAGTAATAGTGGTAGTTCCCATTTGTATTATCCTAATCACATAGGAGGTTCTGCAAATGGAGAGATCTATCAATCTACATCCACTGTGGAATTCCACAGTACTAGTAATTACAGCACTAATCATGAATCTTCAGAGTGGGACAATTGGGGGGGAGCCATAACATCTGTGGAAGAAGAGGAAATAATAAGATTGGGTAAAACTATTGGATTGTCTAGAGATGAAATTGGAGCTGAAAACTGGAGGACAAGTCGCCTCAAGAACAGCTCTCCTGATGTACCACTATCTCAATCTGTTCAAGACTTGCAAGGCAGTTTTTACTCTGCCAACCCTGCAACTGAATCAATTGGGATCGCAATTAGTGGGTTAAAACACAATCTCCAAAACAGTTATGAACAGAAAGATGAGTCAGTACCATTGGGCTATGACGGTAGGAATTCAAAAGCATCTGAATTTGTTCACAATAGGGCTTGTTCTTCTAAGGATTTAGAAGGTTTGCACCTTCTAGATCTTCTACTCCAATGTGCAGAGGCCATTTCATCACACAATTTAGAAGAAGCAAATGTCATGCTTATGGAGCTTCAAGAACTCTCTTCTCCCCATGGAAGCTCAGTCCAGCGTGTGGCTGCTTACTTTGCAGAAGCCATGGCATCTCGATTAATAAGCTCGCACCTAGGAATCTATTCTCCCATCATGCACAAAACCAAAGCCCAAAGAATCCTATCAGCATTCCAAGTCTATAATGGCATTACTCCTTTTGTGAAATTCTGTCATTTCACTGCAAATCAGGCAATACAGCAAGCACTGCAAGGGGAGAAGAAAGTGCACATCATTGACCTGGACATCATGCAAGGCCTGCAATGGCCAGGGCTATTCCACATTCTTGCCTCTCGCCCTGGTAGGCCGCCCTATATTCGAATCACAGGGCTGGGGAGCTCAATGGAAGCATTGGAGGCAACAGGTAGGAGGCTCTCAGAATTTGCTAGCGCAGTGGGTATTCCCTTTGAATTTCATGCAATCCCAGATAAGATTGGCAACATGGGTATAGACTGTATAGAGAGGAGGCTCAAGGTCAAGAAAGGAGAGGCATTGGTTGTACATTGGCTGCACCATTCTCTGTATGATGTCACAGGCTCTGACATGAGCACCCTGTGGCAGCTCAGGAGGCTCAACCCTAAGCTTATCACAATGGTGGAGCAGGATCTCTGTCACAGTGGATCTTTTCTCTCCAGATTTATGGGTGCAATGTACTATTATTCTGCTCTGTTCGATTCCCTCAGTGCAGCCCATCCTGATGACAGCTTTGAAAGACATGTTGTAGAACAGCAGCTATTGTCTTGTGAAATAAAGAACATTCTTGCTGTGGGAGGTCCTGCAAGATGGGTTGAGTATGTAAAATTTGACAAGTGGAGAGAGAAGCTTGAGCAAGCAGGATTCACCAAATTCGGGCTTGGGGGCAATGCAGCAGCTCAGGCAGAGCTTCTGCTAGAAATGTTTCCCTCTCAGCCTTATACTCTTCATGAAGAGTATGGAACTCTCAAACTTGGCTGGAAAGACCTTGCCCTATACACTGCTTCAGCATGGACACCCACCCATGATGCACTGTAAATCTTACTCTACACTGCTTCAGCATGGACACCCACCCATGATGCACTGTAAATCTTACTCTAGTACACTGTCTTAAAATTACTCTTTAAACTTTCAATAATTGATTATTACTTTTTAAAAAGATGTTTATAGTATTACTTTTTAAAAAGATGTTTATAGTGGCGATTTCATCATTGAAATTCTAAGCTGTCTGACTGAAACTTTGTGAAATGTGTCAACCAAAATATCTATCTATATTGCTTCTGATTTAAATTCTGTACAAATTTTTGAATCAACATTTCTCACACTCCTTGATCACCAATCTTAGGTGTTCCACAAGACACTTCCAATTGACCAACTGCTCTTGTACGTCATGAAAAGAAAGATGCTTGAAAGAAGGACGGAAATTAAGAGGTTGTCGCTATAGTCTCAGGAAGGGTTAGGAAAATATGTTCATATACCTAGTGTAAGGTGAGGCAAGACTTAGAAACATGCTCAGATCTTGAGCTTGCCCTCTCATGCTATTTGGAATTGGCAGTTTTTTGGGTTAATATTTTGAATCTGTATTTTTTAATGGTTAATTGGTTCAATGGTTAAATATTAAAAAGTTCATTTTAAAATGAGTTAAATATTTAGCATTTTGGTGTATGTATAAGGTGATTGGTAAAATGGAAAAAAATTCTCTTTGAAAGTAGTAAATCTTAATTCCTTGATGTGTACTTAATTGTTTTTGGATTAAAATGTGAAACTTTGAACTCTTTCTTCGAGACAGTGTGCAAACTTGATTGTCTTTGGATTAAGACTTTGTAGCATGTTTTGAGTTAATATTTTGAAGAATGTTTATATTATAAGTCTACCATACCATGGGCATTATTAGACTTTATTATCTCGAGATTAATGTTTTAAAGCATGCTCAAACCTTGAGCTTGCATGATCATGTTTGTTTGGATTAACGCTTTAAAGCTTTACTCATTTGTTGAGCATGACTAatggttcttgagggttttgaaaTTTAACTATTATTGTGTTAATACTCATACTTTATTGCTTAGTTGTAAATCATTGTTAACAAAACTCTAAATTCTATTGAGGTATATTTGATTTCACTAATAGCTTTTAGGCATATTATTTTCGAAAGATGTAGTTTGTCAAGTTTAGGTTTGACACACAATTATTTTAACTTTTGTTGTAGGTCTCATTTGATTTCAAGTAATGGTGAAGACTAGAGTACCTAGAGAATAGGTTGGAATTCAAGCACCCTATTTTAAGTGTTGTAGTTGTTGGTCCCCAAATCAACAGATCGGAAAGTTCTAAAGTTATGCCAAATgttatcttcaaaccttccaactgacttggccaatgaacaggagtAACCAAAATGTGATTAACCtctcctacactttaggctctgcaggacctaggtgggtgtacctattCACCAACCGATTCTCTTAGTTGGTTATTTTTATAGCAGATTGGTTATCTTCACCTAATTTTGTCTTCTATCTCAGAATAGCAATAGACTTCTAAAACAGACTGATCTAAGCACTAACTATTTATTTCTCCCTTAACTCTGTTTATCTTACATCTTACTCCTATCTCCTACTATCTCCTAATTGAAACTAAAATAATGTATAtattttgaatgaagtttgatatgGAATTGATCAATGCCTTCTCCTCTTTTGGGTTACAGAGTCACCCTCTTCCAAACCCTCACGTATAActctatgagacaatttttaaattcaCCCTTGATGAATTCGTCAGCTAATCTAACTCGCAATATTACTCAAATTACTCTTTCCACAACAACCAGTCTGATTGATTTTAACTTTCCTTGAAAGGCCAACCAGCAAGAACACAAGGACATGGAACTCGCAAATGTTACTTGTTTTATCAATCTGCTATGAAAATAAATAATCCTTTCACAATTAGGTTGAAGATAGCATTCATTCACTGAAAATGAAAATCACAgattattgatctagatgaagatTTTTCCACAACACAAATGAAAAGAAATACTGATTATATTACTAAAATAAAGTCCTTTTTTCTGAAAGTATATAAAAGTTGtctatgatgatgtttttcaaatgattacataacatacTTATAATAAAATGAGGGGTCATGCCCTTTCAAAGAGTCTTTTGGATCTTTAAACAACATAAAGACTAACTTAACAACTAAGGACCCCTAAGATCTAATTAAGT
This window harbors:
- the LOC131052133 gene encoding protein SCARECROW, producing MNKVSKTDEPSLHGLGLPCVKSSNSGSSHLYYPNHIGGSANGEIYQSTSTVEFHSTSNYSTNHESSEWDNWGGAITSVEEEEIIRLGKTIGLSRDEIGAENWRTSRLKNSSPDVPLSQSVQDLQGSFYSANPATESIGIAISGLKHNLQNSYEQKDESVPLGYDGRNSKASEFVHNRACSSKDLEGLHLLDLLLQCAEAISSHNLEEANVMLMELQELSSPHGSSVQRVAAYFAEAMASRLISSHLGIYSPIMHKTKAQRILSAFQVYNGITPFVKFCHFTANQAIQQALQGEKKVHIIDLDIMQGLQWPGLFHILASRPGRPPYIRITGLGSSMEALEATGRRLSEFASAVGIPFEFHAIPDKIGNMGIDCIERRLKVKKGEALVVHWLHHSLYDVTGSDMSTLWQLRRLNPKLITMVEQDLCHSGSFLSRFMGAMYYYSALFDSLSAAHPDDSFERHVVEQQLLSCEIKNILAVGGPARWVEYVKFDKWREKLEQAGFTKFGLGGNAAAQAELLLEMFPSQPYTLHEEYGTLKLGWKDLALYTASAWTPTHDAL